A single region of the Sorghum bicolor cultivar BTx623 chromosome 7, Sorghum_bicolor_NCBIv3, whole genome shotgun sequence genome encodes:
- the LOC8071058 gene encoding uncharacterized protein LOC8071058, which produces MQLEKGSLDLVLVPCGLVVMLSYHLLLLYRILRHPASTVIGYENHNKLTWVRRMVQPGATPDETALALSVISSNISASTNLASLSIALGSLIGAWVSSTTKMFMTELVYGDRSQATATVKYISLLVCFLASFTCFIHSARYYVQASFLITTLDSDVPASYVQHAIIRGGNFWSMGLRALYLATTLLMWVFGPIPMFACSVLMVAILHMLDTNSLPLHQHQFTVRKRHEQRALTSTMPTRQQQPSLQNPMLSNPVLSPVTFFS; this is translated from the coding sequence ATGCAGCTAGAGAAGGGGTCTCTGGACCTGGTGCTGGTGCCATGCGGTCTGGTGGTGATGCTGAgctaccacctcctcctcctctaccGCATCCTCCGGCACCCCGCCAGCACAGTGATCGGCTACGAGAACCACAACAAGCTCACCTGGGTGCGCCGCATGGTGCAGCCGGGAGCGACCCCCGACGAGACAGCGCTGGCGCTGAGCgtcatctccagcaacatctcggCGTCCACCAACCTGGCGTCGCTGTCCATCGCGCTGGGCTCCCTCATCGGCGCCTGGGTCAGCAGCACCACCAAGATGTTCATGACGGAGCTCGTCTATGGCGACCGCAGCCAGGCCACGGCCACCGTCAAGTACATCTCCCTGCTGGTCTGCTTCCTCGCCTCCTTCACCTGCTTCATCCACTCCGCCAGGTACTATGTACAGGCCAGCTTCCTCATCACCACGCTCGACTCCGATGTGCCGGCGAGCTACGTGCAGCACGCCATCATCCGGGGCGGCAACTTCTGGTCCATGGGACTCCGGGCGCTCTACCTCGCCACCACGCTGCTCATGTGGGTCTTCGGGCCCATACCCATGTTCGCCTGCTCCGTGCTCATGGTGGCCATCCTCCACATGCTGGACACCAACTCCCTGCCCCTGCACCAGCACCAGTTCACAGTTAGGAAACGGCACGAGCAGAGAGCTCTCACCTCAACCATGCCTACAAGGCAGCAGCAGCCCAGTCTGCAGAATCCAATGCTCAGCAACCCTGTCTTGTCACCTGTTACATTTTTCAGTTGA
- the LOC8070003 gene encoding RNA exonuclease 4 has translation MAAPMPSSTPPPAAANPSHNPRRKRKPRPKTALPSALNPNWAQLQSKLPHRPAATHLGKRKHDDDPPAPAEPSPPPAVQDIKLDPTSDDTSLTKAVAIDCEMVGVGSDGSKSALGRVTLVNSFGNVVYDEYVRTVERIVDYRTRISGIRPKHMNKAKEFWAVQKEVAELIKGRVLVGHALHNDLKVLLLSQPKKDIRDTSEYEVFRRERKRRSLKDLAAEVLGAKIQQNEHCPIEDARAAMFIYNKHKKAWEKNMKEQFRFKKKLKKRGKKKTTESNGNDPNVPTVLL, from the exons ATGGCGGCTCCGATGCCGTCTtccacgccgccgccggcagcCGCAAACCCCAGCCACAATCCGAGGCGGAAGCGGAAGCCCAGGCCGAAAACAGCGCTCCCCTCCGCCCTAAATCCTAACTGGGCGCAGCTCCAGTCGAAGCTCCCCCACCGCCCCGCGGCAACCCACCTGGGCAAGCGCAAGCACGACGATGACCCTCCGGCGCCCGCGGAGCCGTCTCCACCACCCGCAGTGCAGGATATCAAACTCGACCCAACCTCTGACGACACCAG CTTGACTAAGGCGGTGGCGATTGACTGCGAGATGGTCGGGGTAGGATCTGATGGCAGCAAAAGCGCTCTCGGTAGGGTTACCTTG GTTAATTCCTTTGGCAATGTTGTATATGATGAATATGTTCGTACTGTGGAGCGAATTGTGGACTACCGTACCCGGATTAGTGGGATTAGACCTAAGCACATGAACAAAG CCAAAGAATTCTGGGCCGTGCAGAAGGAAGTAGCTGAGCTGATTAAAGGAAGAGTTCTTGTTGGTCATGCACTGCACAATGATCTCAAG GTCTTGCTACTAAGCCAACCAAAGAAGGACATCAGGGATACATCTGAATATGAGGTTTTCCGAAG GGAGAGAAAGAGGCGATCCTTGAAGGATCTTGCTGCTGAAGTACTTGGTGCTAAAATACAACAGAATGAACACTGCCCC ATTGAGGACGCACGAGCTGCAATGTTCATTTACAACAAGCACAAGAAAGCATGGGAGAAGAACATGAAGGAACAATTCAGATTCaaaaagaagctcaagaagcgAGGCAAGAAGAAAACTACCGAGTCCAATGGGAATGACCCCAATGTCCCCACTGTTCTTCTATAG
- the LOC8070004 gene encoding uncharacterized protein LOC8070004 isoform X1, protein MSTSLAMSNVRDEKPHPDVSADPICSRNCIYGDDDDWVIVKKQRITILIPPQSPITSNPQSNVPTISSKQSCITRSKRDCDAARKKHPEKVAAKKCQDSPPVHGSIVHEDVPIMTGDKLPHSSVPVAKTECTKDHAVRELFHQESGKATSFFGSMGKPRMPLISSPVANKIIRARLLERQVAGFGGLKNWLFGCGLGWFVNILDTEKLGMYQLASLTMKQLKDMGLVAVGPRRKLIHAIHSLCHPHHVEMLS, encoded by the coding sequence ATGAGCACTTCATTAGCCATGTCTAATGTTCGTGATGAGAAACCACATCCAGATGTTTCCGCTGATCCTATATGTTCAAGGAACTGCATTTATGGGGATGACGATGACTGGGTAATAGTCAAGAAACAGCGTATCACCATATTAATTCCTCCACAATCACCTATTACTTCAAATCCTCAATCAAATGTGCCCACAATAAGTTCTAAGCAGTCTTGCATAACTAGGAGCAAGAGAGACTGCGATGCTGCCAGAAAGAAGCACCCCGAGAAGGTGGCAGCCAAGAAATGTCAGGACTCCCCTCCAGTGCATGGCAGTATAGTCCACGAGGATGTTCCAATTATGACAGGTGATAAATTACCACACAGTTCTGTCCCTGTTGCAAAAACAGAATGTACTAAGGATCATGCTGTTCGAGAATTGTTTCATCAAGAATCTGGGAAGGCGACAAGTTTCTTTGGAAGCATGGGGAAACCGAGGATGCCACTTATATCTTCACCTGTTGCGAATAAGATAATTCGAGCCCGGCTTCTTGAGAGACAGGTTGCTGGGTTTGGCGGGCTGAAGAATTGGCTTTTCGGTTGTGGTCTTGGATGGTTTGTCAACATATTGGACACTGAAAAGCTGGGGATGTATCAGCTTGCCTCTCTTACTATGAAACAGCTGAAAGATATGGGCCTTGTTGCTGTAGGTCCACGGAGGAAACTGATCCACGCCATTCACAGTTTGTGCCACCCACACCATGTTGAGATGCTTTCTTGA
- the LOC8070004 gene encoding uncharacterized protein LOC8070004 isoform X2, whose product MFVMRNHIQMFPLILYVQGTAFMGMTMTGSKRDCDAARKKHPEKVAAKKCQDSPPVHGSIVHEDVPIMTGDKLPHSSVPVAKTECTKDHAVRELFHQESGKATSFFGSMGKPRMPLISSPVANKIIRARLLERQVAGFGGLKNWLFGCGLGWFVNILDTEKLGMYQLASLTMKQLKDMGLVAVGPRRKLIHAIHSLCHPHHVEMLS is encoded by the exons ATGTTCGTGATGAGAAACCACATCCAGATGTTTCCGCTGATCCTATATGTTCAAGGAACTGCATTTATGGGGATGACGATGACTGG GAGCAAGAGAGACTGCGATGCTGCCAGAAAGAAGCACCCCGAGAAGGTGGCAGCCAAGAAATGTCAGGACTCCCCTCCAGTGCATGGCAGTATAGTCCACGAGGATGTTCCAATTATGACAGGTGATAAATTACCACACAGTTCTGTCCCTGTTGCAAAAACAGAATGTACTAAGGATCATGCTGTTCGAGAATTGTTTCATCAAGAATCTGGGAAGGCGACAAGTTTCTTTGGAAGCATGGGGAAACCGAGGATGCCACTTATATCTTCACCTGTTGCGAATAAGATAATTCGAGCCCGGCTTCTTGAGAGACAGGTTGCTGGGTTTGGCGGGCTGAAGAATTGGCTTTTCGGTTGTGGTCTTGGATGGTTTGTCAACATATTGGACACTGAAAAGCTGGGGATGTATCAGCTTGCCTCTCTTACTATGAAACAGCTGAAAGATATGGGCCTTGTTGCTGTAGGTCCACGGAGGAAACTGATCCACGCCATTCACAGTTTGTGCCACCCACACCATGTTGAGATGCTTTCTTGA